The DNA sequence CGCATTGAAAAAGAAACCCGTGAGAAACGTGGTGTGGAGGTGAAAATCAGCGACCCTCCTCCCATGGATGGAGTTGAGTTTGCCTATTGCCTGAATCTCTCCAAATGTATTGGTTGTCGCAAGTGTGTGTACGCCTGTGTGAAAGAAAACAACCAATCCCGAGATCCACAAATTCAGTATATTAAGGTACTAGAAATGACCAAGGGTTCCATGGATGTTGATAAGGGAACTCAATACTACGATCACGACACGGTTCCTCAAAAAGATAAATTTTACATGCCCATCGCTTGTCATCAATGCCACGATGCCCCCTGTGTAAAGGTTTGCCCCGTGGAAGCCACGTGGAAGGAAAAGGATGGAATTGTCGTCATTGATTATAACTGGTGCATTGGCTGTCGTTATTGCGAAGCCGCCTGCCCTTACGAAGCAAGAAGATTTAATTTTGGCACCCCCACAATCCCTTCCGAAGAGATCAATCCCGATCAGGGATATCTCTCCAACCGTCTTCGCCCAAGGGGGGTCATGGAAAAATGCCATTTTTGTCTGCATCGCACCCGTATCGGAAAGTATCCGGCCTGTCTGGAG is a window from the Deltaproteobacteria bacterium genome containing:
- a CDS encoding 4Fe-4S dicluster domain-containing protein translates to MKNNFLERIKRLAEKKLRNPLSRRSFVKGLALTLGLATVAKPKAAEALSFDEFFQKHYKELSPADKERIFARIEKETREKRGVEVKISDPPPMDGVEFAYCLNLSKCIGCRKCVYACVKENNQSRDPQIQYIKVLEMTKGSMDVDKGTQYYDHDTVPQKDKFYMPIACHQCHDAPCVKVCPVEATWKEKDGIVVIDYNWCIGCRYCEAACPYEARRFNFGTPTIPSEEINPDQGYLSNRLRPRGVMEKCHFCLHRTRIGKYPACLEACPTGSRKFGNILDPNSEVRAVIQNKRVYVLKEELNTHPHFYYFFD